From the genome of Falco biarmicus isolate bFalBia1 chromosome 2, bFalBia1.pri, whole genome shotgun sequence:
TAGCAGTTGTTTTTCTCAGCCTAACCCTCATATGGGTCCTCAACAAATGACAGGTTTAGTAAGTGTCATTACTCATTAGAAAATAATAGtacacttatttaaaaaaataaaacattagtAAATCAGCTGtttgatttgaaagaaaactttcatAGCTAGGTTCAGCATGGTACCATCACCAACAGCTGCACTGTCACATATATGTTTGCTTGAGGAAAATTGtcattttatttgcttgctaAAGTCTTTTGTCATTGTGCTAGTTTGTTTGCTGTGCTGTCCCATTGTTTATACAGGCAAAGTCAAGgcagctgagaaaacagaaataattttagtgGGTCTGGTGCTAAAGTCAGCACCAAGGAAATCAAACTCTAAACTGTAAGTTGGTGCTGGCAGTACCTTTCAACATCTGGCTCTACATAACCCTTCTCCTTGTTACTCCAAATTCTTACTttatcaggaaagaaaatgtgcttcaacttcagaaagaacaaaggcAGCGTAAGCATACGCCCTCTCAAATCCATGGGAAATACTCCCATTGCACGAAACTGGTGGTCCCACAAACCAGACACTTTCTAGAAAGCCATTACTGCAGGTGTAAAACACAGGCAAGGAACTCCGCACAGGTTACAGGATAGCTCAAGAAAACGCATCCTGACTCCAATCAGTGCCGCGCCTAGCCCCGTACAAGCCCTGGCTCACCCCTGGGACACCGCAGCCTCCAGCGGCTGACCCGGCCGACCGGGTCACCCCACGCCGCCCGCCGACATACCTTACGGGCGGAAGGACAGCAGCCCCTCCCCCAGCGCCGGGCTGCCGCGCCGCTCCCAGCCGCGGCACCCACACCGGCCGGGCAGCGGCGCCAGACCCGCGGCCACCCGCGCCAGCCAGCCCGGACGCGCCCGCCCGCACAGACACCCACGTGCACCCGCGTACAGACCCACGTACTTGtgcgctgcccgccccgccccgccggccctgcGGCGCTGGTGCCCGTAATGGCGGCGGCTGTGCAGCTGCTCCGCAGGGTCCTCCGCGGCTCGCCTGCCCTCCTCGCCGCTGCAGGGCGGCGGGCGCTTGGTTTCTCGCCGCCGGGGGTGGCGGCaggccgcggggggcggcgggccgcgctggcggcggcgggagcgctgggcgggctggggctggggctgtggcgGCAAGCCGCGATGGCGGCGTCCGAGGAGGACGAGGAGGACGAGGAGCTGCGGCAGCGGTTCATGGCGCCGCCGGTGAGCGGGCTCCGGgagctgcggcggcggcggcgggagctgCGGAGCCGCATGGAGCTGCTCATCATGGAGACGCAAGGGGAGGTGTGCCGCGCCCTGGCCGCGCTGGACCCCGGCGCCGCCTTCGCTGTCGATAcctgggagaggaaggaaggtaCGGGGGGCGGCGGTGGTCGCCCCAGGTACGGGCagcccggggggcggcggccccggctcGGGCTGACCTTGGCGTTGGCAGGCGGGGGCGGCATCAGCTGCGTGCTGCAGGACGGCGAGGTCTTCGAGAAGGCGGGTGTCAACGTGTCCGTCGTGTTCGGGCTCCTGTCCGAGGAGGCGGCGCGGCAGATGCGGAGCCGGGGGAAGGCTCTGAAGGCCCGGGACGGTAAGGTGTGCGCCGGGGAGGGGGTCTGGGGCCGCGGCGCGGGCTCCGGTGGCAGCGGCCGCCCTcggagcgggcggcgggagggCTCTAAGCGGACGCCCGGCCGGCGGCCCCCGTACCCCTGCCGCAGGTACCGCGGCGCCTCTGCCGCCGGCTCGCTGCTTTCAGCGACGTACCGGAGGCGGCAAGCTGTTCGTCAGTGAGGACCTGCAGCTCCGCAGGGAAACGTGGTGGGCACTGTGCACCAAGGAGGTGGAGGGAGAGAGCCAGAAACACCAGAAGGCTGAAGAGGATTCAACCCCCGTTTGTGCCGCACGGGGCAACTGGGAGGACTGAGGGTGGTGGAAAGCCTTAGCAGTGCCTTATGTTTTAAGTGGTCTTCATCTGATGGGTGCGCTAACATATGGTCGCATTTTAggacaaacaccaaaaaaagcatttaattaagTGCATAGAAGTGGGAAAATGAGAAGTAAATTGCACAACGGTTAATAATTATGGTGACTCAACGTGAGAGCTTCTTGTAGTGGAACAGTAACTTGAAACCTAAGGAAAAACAATGATGTTCTTTAAATGGTAATAAATTGAGttatttgaaaaactgaaggtttttttctgttcacctTTTTTTCTAGGGAAGCTGCCTTTTTGTGCCATGGGTGTGAGCTCTGTTATCCATCCAAAGAACCCTCACGTTCCAACAATGCACTTCAACTACAGATACTTTGAAATTGAAGAAGCAGATGGTAAGAATTTTAATTGAATGATGTACTATGAAATGTATGGCTCCACAAGAAGGAAGCATGAACGCATGGCTAGAATAAGAGGTTAAGAACTAGTCCAGGTTTGTTCCCAGCTGTGCAGCACCGGATCTCAATCTCTGTGCCTTTTGTTTGCGCATTTGCAAAATGAGTGTGCATCTGGGGGAGTAAAGGAGTTTGCAGTTTACTTTTTGCAGAGTACACCAGGGGTTTCAGATTTAACTTAAAATGTAGTAGGTTATGAATATATGGAAAACATACTCAAAGAAGCAATTCTAGAATTTAGTAGAAGAAAGGTCTGTGAAGGACTGATAAGCATTCTGGGCAGGACATACCTTTGTCTCAGCAGCTGGGGGGATGTACTGTCAGAAACATTGCTCTCCTAAGTGCAGTGTGCCTTTTTTCCCTAAGTGTCTGCAACTGTCAGAAGTGGGACTTCAGGCTAGATAGTCAAATGCCGAGAGGCCATCTGTACCTTGTGACAGCATTATGTACTGTCAGAAGctcaattttctttcagttaattTGCCAGAGCATTACGGATCATTTCTAGTCAATTACTTCCCTGGATTTAATAATTATGTTCCCTTTATTTGGCATGCACTGAAATTTTTCTGGATTCTTGAATAGTTGCTAGCCCATCTTGTGAAATTGATATCCTGTAGTCAGTGTCAGCCatctaaaatactgaaaaatggtTTTCACTGCTTTGGAATTTGTTTCACGTTTTCCTGAAGTCACTGGTCATTGCACTACCTCAAACTCAGATTTTTCATGATTGAGGTTTAGGGGACACCACTGAataatgattttgttttgtattgtgAAAGTAGTTGTTAGTTCTTGGTGAAGCACTAGCAACATACTGCTGTTTtgatgtttaaaagaaaagtgttgCTGCTTGCCTCTCTCCTACAGGAACTAAGCAGTGGTGGTTTGGTGGTGGGACTGACCTCACTCCAACTTACTTGAATGAAGAGGATGCTGTTCATTTTCACAAGACTCTGAAAGAAGCCTGTGACAAGCATGATCTGAAGCTGTACCCCAAGTACAAGAAATGGTATGTTCTCCCCACATGCTCTTGGATTCCTTTTCTGggagcagaaggcagcactggATATTGCCAATTAAGTGTACTCTAGGAAGAGTAGgttctgctgccttttgaaaGGTATCAGCAAACCCTAATGAAAATCAGCAGATGTGTACTAGGACAAAATGTAGTATAAAACAATCTCTTATTTAGATGCCTGAGTTTTTCAAATCAGACGGTCGACAACTAAGATCCTGTCTATAGCTGGAATAAAAACCAAGCTGACTCTACAAGATTTTGTAAGTCACAGACTTCACTAGGCAacttaaaaattccttttagcCTCTGCTGTTACGACTAGGACAAGACTTTTGCCCCATGGACTTGCACAAATTCTGCTTACAGCGAACTCATGGTAAATGTGTGTGACTTTAGTGTGAGCTTTTGGGCCAGCGCTGCAGTTCTGAAAATCCCACTCTAGATTTCTGCCTTTAGTATGACCTTcatgactattttttttttctttgccaggTAGGTAAAGGAGCTTGTCCTTAATGTAGAAGCTTCATAATTTTGATGGAGCTGTACTTTTCTTCCAGTGACACGTTCACTAAGATTTCAACAGCATATTCTCTGAAGATGCAAACTTTGAGTGCTCTTGAGCTGAGACATACAAGCAATGAGGTCCTTCACTGTTCAGCTGGGGCTTGCTGCTCTGTGTCTGATAATCCTATCTGCTAAGAGTTGTGGTATCCAGGAAGGAGGGGTTACCCTTCTGTAAGCTACCACGTCTTGTCTGAGGACAGGAGATAAAGTGAGTGTTGTAACTCAGGTGGCAACCACTTAGTAGAGAAGCACATCTTACAACCTTAAGACTACAGTCTTGCTTTCTGAGGAATTTCTGCATGGTAGTTCCGAGAGTCTGCCTTAATGGTCAAGTTGTTTGCAGCTTGAGTAGGCTAGCAGTGCTAGCTGCAGGGCGTTAGAGAGAAGGATGCCTGTTCATAGTCTGAGGGTAGCTCAGGGGAGGACTAACTGTATCGCATGGACAAAGGCAGTTTTCTCAACCCCAGTGTGTTTTCTGTAAGCAGCAGCTATGTGTAAGGGCATGCAGTTCTCACTGCTGAAGCAGGGTGAATCTCCTCTGTGCATCTAATAATTAGCATTGCCCCTTTCCCCACC
Proteins encoded in this window:
- the CPOX gene encoding oxygen-dependent coproporphyrinogen-III oxidase, mitochondrial; protein product: MAAAVQLLRRVLRGSPALLAAAGRRALGFSPPGVAAGRGGRRAALAAAGALGGLGLGLWRQAAMAASEEDEEDEELRQRFMAPPVSGLRELRRRRRELRSRMELLIMETQGEVCRALAALDPGAAFAVDTWERKEGGGGISCVLQDGEVFEKAGVNVSVVFGLLSEEAARQMRSRGKALKARDGKLPFCAMGVSSVIHPKNPHVPTMHFNYRYFEIEEADGTKQWWFGGGTDLTPTYLNEEDAVHFHKTLKEACDKHDLKLYPKYKKWCDDYFYIKHRGERRGIGGIFFDDVDSPSKEEAFQFVKSCAKAVVPCYIPIVKRHFRDSFTPEEKLWQQLRRGRYVEFNLVYDRGTKFGLLTPGSRIESILMSLPLTARWEYMHSPPQSSKEAEILEVLRNPKDWVH